A window of Anomalospiza imberbis isolate Cuckoo-Finch-1a 21T00152 unplaced genomic scaffold, ASM3175350v1 scaffold_463, whole genome shotgun sequence contains these coding sequences:
- the LOC137466890 gene encoding leucine-rich repeat-containing protein 37B-like, giving the protein MATPGDRPQRARPDAAITAASSCSLGCIQEQKQSSARVPCSSPPGQATNTEKAAVSSLFHLGFAPVLQRDLALPPPSVGQGRFLCVASSFPRNLSGNGLTRIRSGTFQAWHGMQFLQELILSHNPLAVIADAAFFKLPSVSSLDLSATQVIPQTLLLLLLQSTVSLETLQVPKEAACCLCQERPRPESPCRTIQFLCQKLCSTSAPQCARTTLLQTRGEIMDMDRRRELNSSPVLSLKPKEPSLGDHGTVTLAVTLTLSTEGDVSSLDSSRTNSYPPQHLLGHKGKTSADDLRAKLRKKLHKAESIKSAKPLVPHQPQPARLKHVVDKTPSSWDDKQQESHLNRQALNPWDVAGGLNPTHDKSLDRPLRGEVEGQAPRQNSIMTIKEQQDSQQKQMDSRLNWQILNPWDVAGGLNPTHDKSVERPLRDEVEGQAPRQNHVNSHKQPKKQGSQYWVGHNRLFY; this is encoded by the exons ATGGCCACGCCGGGGGACAGACCCCAGCGGGCTCGTCCAGACGCAGCCATCACAGCAGCCAGTTCTTGCAGCCTTGGCTGCATCCAGGAACAGAAACAGAGTTCAGCACGTGTGCCCTGCAGTTCCCCTCCTGGGCAGGCTACAAACActgagaaagcagcagtttcCTCCCTCTTCCACCTTGGATTTGCACCTGTCCTGCAAAGGGATCTCGCTTTGCCCCCTCCTTCTGTAGGGCAGGGCCGATTCCTTTGTGTGGCCTCCTCTTTCCCCAGAAATCTCTCTGGGAATGGCCTCACACGGATCCGCAGCGGAACTTTCCAGGCCTGGCACGGGATGCAGTTCCTCCAGGAGCT GATCCTCAGCCACAACCCGCTGGCTGTCATTGCTGACGCTGCCTTCTTCAAGCTGCCCTCAGTGAGCTCTCT AGACCTGAGTGCCACCCAAGTGATCCCACagacgctgctgctgctgctgctgcagtccacAGTGAGCTTGGAAACCCT CCAAGTGCCCAAGGAGGCggcctgctgcctgtgccaggagcgTCCCCGGCCCGAGAGCCCCTGCAGGACCATCCAGTTCCTGTGccagaagctgtgcagcaccAGCGCTCCGCAGTGCG CTCGCACAACTCTGCTACAGACACGGGGAGAAATAATGGACATGGACCGACGCAGAGAGCTGAACAGCAGCCCAGTGTTGAGCCTCAAGCCCAAGGAGCCTTCGCTGGGAGATCATGGAACTGTGACGCTCGCGGTTACCCTGACCCTGAGCACTGAGGGTGATGTCAGCAGCCTGGACAGTTCCAGAACAAATTCATATCCCCCTCAGCATCTCTTGGGGCACAAAGGCAAAACAAGCGCTGATGACCTGAGGGCCAAGCTCAGGAAGAAGCTGCACAAGGCTGAAAGCATCAAGAGTGCAAAACCccttgtcccacaccagccccagcctgccagGCTGAAGCATGTGGTGGACAAGACACCCTCAAGCTGGGATGACAAGCAGCAGGAGTCACATTTGAACCGGCAAGCATTAAACCCCTGGGATGTAGCTGGTGGGTTAAACCCCACTCATGACAAGTCTCTTGACAGACCCCTCAGAGGTGAGGTGGAAGGTCAAGCTCCAAGGCAGAACTCCATTATGACtatcaaagagcagcaggacagccagCAAAAGCAAATGGACTCAAGACTGAATTGGCAAATACTAAACCCCTGGGATGTAGCTGGTGGGTTAAACCCCACTCATGACAAGTCTGTAGAGAGACCCCTCAGAGACGAGGTGGAAGGTCAAGCTCCAAGGCAGAACCATGTCAATTCTCACAAACAGCCAAAGAAGCAGGGCAGCCAGTATTGGGTTGGACATAATCGGCTTTTCTACTAG